From the genome of Longispora fulva:
GGGTACGTTCCTGAGATAGATCAGTCGTATGGCATCGTGGGGGGCGTGGTGACAACGCAGAGCCTGACCAGCGCTATCGGGCTGGAGTTCGCTGACTCGGAGCTAGAGGCGGCCATGAGGGTCGGTCTGGACACCGTGGAAGGCGAGCTCCGCGCGGCGGTGGCCAGCGCCGACCCGTTCGTCACCGAGGCCGCCCGGCACCTGCTGGAGGCGGGCGGCAAGCGGGTCCGGCCGATGTTGACGCTGCTCGCGGCGCACTTCGGCGACCCGACCGCCCCCCTGGTGGTGCCGAGCGCCCTGGTGCTCGAGCTGACCCACCTGGCGACGCTGTACCACGACGACGTGATGGACGAGGCCGCTGTGCGCCGGGGGGCGCCCAGCGCCAACTCCCGGTGGACGAACACGGTCGCGATCCTCACCGGCGACTACCTGTTCGCGAAGGCCGCCTCGATCGCGGCCGAGCTGGGCACCGAGGCGGTCCGGATCCAGGCGGAGACCTTCGCCCGGCTCGTCCAGGGCCAGATCCGCGAGACGGTCGGCCCCCGGGCCGGCGTGGACCCGGTCGCGCACCACCTCGACGTGCACCGGGACAAGACCGGTTCGCTGATCGCCACCTGCTGCCGGTTCGGGGCGCTGTTCGGCGGCGCCGACGACAAGGTGACCGACACGGTCACCCAGTTCGGCGAGGTGTTCGGGATCGCGTTCCAGCTGTCCGACGACCTGCTGGACATCGCGTCCGAGTCGGTCTACTCGGGCAAGGTGCCGGGCACGGACCTCCGCGAGGGCATCGCGACCCTCCCGGTGCTGTACGCGCTGGAGGGTCCCGACAACCGGCTCCGCCAGCTGCTGGCCCAGGGGCCGCTGACCGACGACGCCGAGCACGCCGAGGCGCTGGGTCTGCTGCGGCGCTCGCCGGCGATGGACCGGGCCAGGGCGACGCTGGAGGACTACGCCTCGGAGGCGCGCAGGCTGCTCGGCGAGCTGCCGGACGTGCCGGCCCGGCAGGCGCTGGCCTCGATGTGCGACTTCGTCACGGCCCGGATGGCCTGAGCACACAGTCCGATCCGGGTTCAGGGGCCGGCCGGCGCGTGCCGGTCAGGCCCCTCCGTAGTCCTCTGATGGTTTTTGTCGGTTTTTGAGCATCCGGGCTCCGGAGAGCATGCCGACGGCGGCCAGGGCCATCGAGCCCGACGCGCACAACCACGTCACGGTGTACGACGTGTGCGCCGTGACCGTCCCCAGCGTCAGCGGCCCGAAGAACGCCCCCAGGTACACCCCGGTCTGGGTGATCGCCGTCGCCGAAGCCGGCGCGGTCGGGTGCAGCTGGACGACGGCGTAGTTCATCAGCCCTGGCCAGGCCCAGCCCAGCCCGAAGGCGAGCAGCACCCCGGCGACCATGGTCGGCACCCCGGCCACGGACAGCAGGGCCATCCCGACCGCCCCGACGCCGAGCATCCCGGCGAGCACCGCCACGTGCCCGCCCCCGGACCGGCGGTCGGCCAGCCAACCGACCAGGATCCGGGCCGCGATGCACACGGCGCTGCCCGCGGTCAGGGTCAGGCCGGCGACCGCCGGGTCGATGCCCCGGGCGACGCTGGAGGACACCAGGAAGGTGCCGAGCGCGTTGGCCGCCGCCGAGGCGAAGGTCGCGCTGGCCCCGATGACGACGAGGGCCGTGGTGGCCCCGCGCTCGCGGCGTTCGGTGCGCCGGACCGGCCGGGCCAGGTCGCGCTGCACGAGGGGCAGCGCGCTGAGCGCCACGGCGGCGGCGAGCACCCAGGCCCACCGCCAGCCGACCGTGAGCGCCAGCAGCGGCACGGTCGTGCCGGCGAGCAGCGTCGAGATAGGAACTGCGGCCTGCTTTATCCCGAACACCAGGCCCTGGCGGCCGGCCGGGATCCGCTGGGCGAGCGCCGTGTTGGCCGCGAGCTGGCCGACGGAGTTGGCGACACTGCCGAAGAGCAGGAACAACACCAGTTGGAGGTACGAGTGGGCCAGCCCCGCCACGGCCAGCATCGACCCGGCGGCCACCAGGATCGCGGCCCGACTGCTGGCGGCGGCCCCGAAGCGTTCGACGATCGCCCCGGCGGGGATGCCGGCCAGCGCGCTGCCGCCGAAGTAGGTGGCCACCACGAGTCCGAGGCCGGCCGGGTCGAAGTGCAGCTCCGCCGACAGTTGCACCGCCAGCCCTCCGATGAGGAACACCGGGATCACCGACGCGATCGTCGTACTGACCCCGCCCAGGGTGGCCCGGCGGGTCTGTGCGCTGCTCGGCGCGGCCTCGGCCAGCACTGTCATGGTTCCGACACTAGGGAGGTGTGTCGGAAAAAGCAGTGGCCCGCATCGCAGTACGTGTCCGCGCGTTAATAGATAGTGGTGATGGGTGCCCGTCGGGGTGTTCCCTGATGGGGTTTTGTTCCCTATCGTGAAGGGTGGCGCACCTCACCCTGAGGCCGTCGTGGAGGTTGTTGTGAGAGAACTCGGTGATCACGAGCTGGGCCGGGAGCCAACTCGCGCCTTGGGCAGTGAGCCGCCGCCAGATCTCATCCGCAGCGTGTCCCGGGCATTCCGGATCGTTGAGGCGGTGGGTGACACTCCGAAGGGGTTGACGCCCAAGCAGATCGCCCGCAGATGTGAGCTCAACCTGGCGACTGTTTACCACCTGGTCCGCACCCTCTCCTATGAGGGCTACCTGCACCGCCGGGACAACGGCACGTTCGTCGCCGGCCTCAACTTCTCCGACCGGTACCGGGAGATGTCCGCGGCGTTCAGCGCGCCGGTCAACGTCGCCGACGGTCTGCGTCGGGCCGCCGGGCGTACCGGGCACAGTCACTTCCTCGGCCGGTTCATCAACGGCCGGGTGGCGATCACCGGGGTCGCGGAGGGCGCGCGGTCGCCGCACCTGGAGGACCTGATCGTCGGATTCGACGACGGCGCGCACGCCACGGCCCTCGGCAAGGCGCTGCTGGGCACGCTCAGCGCACCGGCCCGC
Proteins encoded in this window:
- a CDS encoding MFS transporter, coding for MTVLAEAAPSSAQTRRATLGGVSTTIASVIPVFLIGGLAVQLSAELHFDPAGLGLVVATYFGGSALAGIPAGAIVERFGAAASSRAAILVAAGSMLAVAGLAHSYLQLVLFLLFGSVANSVGQLAANTALAQRIPAGRQGLVFGIKQAAVPISTLLAGTTVPLLALTVGWRWAWVLAAAVALSALPLVQRDLARPVRRTERRERGATTALVVIGASATFASAAANALGTFLVSSSVARGIDPAVAGLTLTAGSAVCIAARILVGWLADRRSGGGHVAVLAGMLGVGAVGMALLSVAGVPTMVAGVLLAFGLGWAWPGLMNYAVVQLHPTAPASATAITQTGVYLGAFFGPLTLGTVTAHTSYTVTWLCASGSMALAAVGMLSGARMLKNRQKPSEDYGGA
- a CDS encoding polyprenyl synthetase family protein produces the protein MVTTQSLTSAIGLEFADSELEAAMRVGLDTVEGELRAAVASADPFVTEAARHLLEAGGKRVRPMLTLLAAHFGDPTAPLVVPSALVLELTHLATLYHDDVMDEAAVRRGAPSANSRWTNTVAILTGDYLFAKAASIAAELGTEAVRIQAETFARLVQGQIRETVGPRAGVDPVAHHLDVHRDKTGSLIATCCRFGALFGGADDKVTDTVTQFGEVFGIAFQLSDDLLDIASESVYSGKVPGTDLREGIATLPVLYALEGPDNRLRQLLAQGPLTDDAEHAEALGLLRRSPAMDRARATLEDYASEARRLLGELPDVPARQALASMCDFVTARMA
- a CDS encoding IclR family transcriptional regulator gives rise to the protein MGSEPPPDLIRSVSRAFRIVEAVGDTPKGLTPKQIARRCELNLATVYHLVRTLSYEGYLHRRDNGTFVAGLNFSDRYREMSAAFSAPVNVADGLRRAAGRTGHSHFLGRFINGRVAITGVAEGARSPHLEDLIVGFDDGAHATALGKALLGTLSAPARSRYLRESGMRKYTAKTITEHDRLEYELTLHGQRGLFVEVGQYRPNVACAATMVSYGPDPDQIVVLACTLPMEEFVTTAATVNQRIRAAAQGLANALTQSNESGTG